A region from the Alnus glutinosa chromosome 5, dhAlnGlut1.1, whole genome shotgun sequence genome encodes:
- the LOC133868125 gene encoding MDIS1-interacting receptor like kinase 2-like, protein MAYRGKCVFLALLTVCCLLLSKLEATPNSEAEAEALLRWKETLENQTSLRSWTWPVPLKINKNVTTGPCTWFGIACNMAGSVTEINLPNAQLRGNLSSLDFSSLPNLISLNLNHSIITGPIPSQIGTLSRLTHLNLSMNFLSGNLPLSLTNLTNLSLLYLGNNLISGELDPRLFTNWTRLEYLELQNNNFTGVLPPEIGLLTNLKELALMDNRFSGSIPFEIGNLKNLDVLALSGNHLTGPIPPSLGNLSKLTILFLQQNNLSGPFPQLSGSVPEGLANLSSLKILNLGDNKFSGHLPPLCLGSRLQTFTASSNNFSGPIPKGLRNCESLVRLSIKKNQLTGTLDQDLGVYPNLGYLDLSYNNLNGVLSYNWVGCRQLTSLKLAGNKITGEIPSQVPPEIGGLSHLEELDFSANGLSGQIPEQFGDCSKLRNLYLSKNYFNMSIPSKIGNLAMLGSLDLSQNVLTGEIPFQLGNLIMLEHLNLSHNNLSGAIPSSFRQMTGLTTIDLSYNELEGPLPDNELFRRAPLSAFSKNKDLCGKVQGLRLCNVTSPENGTSPENGAQSKERKVFVIVGTLSVNHQIMEIYSQLNFDGKIVYEDIIDATNGFNDNYYIGVGGSGRVYKAEMPTGHALAIKIIQCLEGEEIDKIKTSQNEIRVLTEIRHRNIVKFYGFCSQGPHKFLVYDYIERGSLASILSNDKEAQELGWSKRVDIVRGIANALSYMHHDCSPPIIHRDISSKNVLLNSELEACISDFGTARIMKTDSSNWTLVAGTYGYIAPELAYTMRATEKCDVYSFGVLALEVIMGEHPKELLSSLSIGEKSIEVMEVLDLRPPPPAVLFEKQVASVVKQALSCLSIRPNSRPTMQWVSQAIMEA, encoded by the exons ATGGCCTACCGTGGAAAATGTGTATTCCTTGCACTGCTGACTGTTTGTTGCCTGTTATTATCCAAACTTGAAGCAACGCCAAACTCCGAGGCCGAGGCTGAGGCTCTCCTCAGATGGAAAGAGACCCTTGAAAACCAAACATCTCTCCGGTCGTGGACATGGCCGGTACCGTTGAAGATCAACAAAAATGTCACAACAGGCCCATGCACGTGGTTCGGAATTGCTTGCAACATGGCCGGAAGTGTCACAGAAATAAACCTACCAAACGCCCAATTAAGAGGTAATCTTAGCAGCTTAGATTTCTCTTCCTTGCCAAACCTCATTAGCCTCAATCTCAATCACAGCATTATCACTGGTCCAATCCCATCCCAAATTGGTACACTCTCAAGACTGACCCACCTTAATCTCTCCATGAATTTTCTTTCTGGTAACCTTCCCCTTTCCCTCACGAACCTAACTAACCTTTCCTTGCTCTACCTAGGAAATAACTTGATAAGTGGAGAGCTAGACCCGCGTCTATTCACTAACTGGACAAGGCTTGAATACCTTGAGCTCCAAAACAACAATTTCACCGGAGTCCTGCCTCCAGAAATAGGCCTATTGACAAATTTGAAAGAGCTAGCTTTGATGGACAATCGTTTCAGTGGTTCAATTCCATTTGAAATAGGAAATTTGAAAAACTTGGATGTTTTGGCTTTAAGTGGAAACCATCTAACAGGTCCTATTCCTCCATCTCTTGGTAACCTTAGCAAATTAACTATATTGTTTTTACAGCAGAATAACCTGTCGGGCCCCTTCCCTCAGTTATCTGGTTCAGTACCTGAAGGATTAGCAAATCTCTCGTCCCTAAAGATACTCAACCTTGGTGACAACAAATTCTCTGGTCACTTGCCACCTCTCTGTCTAGGATCACGTCTTCAGACTTTCACCGCATCCTCTAACAACTTCTCAGGTCCCATACCGAAAGGCTTAAGAAACTGCGAAAGCCTCGTCCGCCTTTCAATAAAAAAGAACCAGCTCACAGGAACGTTAGACCAGGACTTGGGAGTATATCCAAATCTCGGCTACCTTGACTTGAGCTACAACAACTTGAACGGGGTGCTCTCATATAACTGGGTAGGGTGTAGACAGttgacatccttaaaactcgcAGGCAATAAAATCACTGGTGAAATACCCA GTCAGGTGCCACCTGAAATTGGTGGGCTTTCCCATCTGGAGGAGCTAGACTTCTCTGCCAATGGGCTGAGCGGACAAATCCCAGAACAATTTGGGGACTGCTCAAAGCTGCGCAATTTGTACTTGAGCAAGAATTACTTCAATATGTCTATCCCAAGTAAGATTGGCAATCTAGCCATGCTGGGCTCACTAGATCTTAGTCAAAATGTACTCACTGGTGAAATACCTTTTCAGCTTGGGAATTTGATAATGTTAGAACACCTGAATCTCTCTCACAACAACCTCTCAGGTGCCATTCCCTCTTCGTTCAGGCAGATGACTGGCTTAACCACCATCGACTTATCATACAATGAACTGGAAGGTCCACTTCCTGATAATGAACTCTTTCGCCGTGCTCCTCTGAGTGCATTCAGTAAGAACAAAGATTTATGTGGAAAAGTACAAGGTTTGCGGCTCTGCAATGTTACATCACCGGAGAATGGTACATCACCGGAGAatggtgctcaaagcaaagagcGCAAAGTTTTTGTCATTGTTGGAACTTTGTCT GTAAACCATCAAATAATGGAAATCTATTCTCAATTGAATTTTGATGGGAAGATTGTATATGAAGATATCATCGATGCCACCAATGGCTTCAACGACAACTATTATATTGGGGTGGGTGGAAGTGGAAGAGTTTACAAAGCTGAGATGCCAACAGGACATGCACTAGCAATAAAGATAATCCAGTGCCTGGAAGGTGAAGAGATAGACAAGATCAAGACTTCCCAGAATGAGATTCGAGTATTAACAGAAATACGACATAGGAACATTGTTAAATTTTATGGATTCTGTTCCCAAGGGCCACACAAGTTCCTAGTTTATGACTACATTGAGCGGGGAAGCTTGGCTAGCATCCTAAGCAATGACAAAGAAGCCCAAGAACTGGGTTGGAGCAAACGGGTGGACATTGTCAGGGGCATAGCAAATGCTTTATCTTACATGCATCATGACTGCTCACCACCAATCATTCATCGGGACATATCGAGCAAAAATGTGCTTCTGAACAGTGAGTTAGAGGCGTGCATCTCTGATTTCGGCACAGCAAGGATTATGAAGACGGATTCTAGCAATTGGACACTCGTTGCAGGCACATATGGTTATATAGCCCCTG AGCTAGCATACACAATGAGGGCTACTGAAAAATGTGATGTTTACAGCTTTGGTGTTTTGGCTCTTGAAGTGATAATGGGAGAACATCCAAAGGAGCTTCTTTCCTCCCTGAGCATCGGTGAGAAAAGCATTGAGGTAATGGAAGTGCTAGATCTGCGTCCCCCACCTCCTGCTGTTCTTTTTGAGAAACAAGTGGCTTCTGTAGTGAAGCAAGCACTTTCCTGCTTAAGCATAAGACCAAATTCCAGGCCCACCATGCAATGGGTGTCTCAGGCAATCATGGAAGCTTAA